Proteins from one Phocoena sinus isolate mPhoSin1 chromosome 8, mPhoSin1.pri, whole genome shotgun sequence genomic window:
- the MPEG1 gene encoding macrophage-expressed gene 1 protein, which translates to MNSFRGAILIWAVAAWAKMNKPLGDTDEDGFQKCKNALKLPVLAVLPGGGWDNLRNVDMGRVMNLTYTYCRTTEDGQYIVPDEVFTIPQKESNLEMNSKILESWENYQSSTSYSINMELSLFSKVNGKLSPEFQRMKTLQVKDQAVTTQVQVRNLVYTVKINPDAELSWGFKKELLDISERLEKNQTRMATYLAELLVLNYGTHVITSVDAGAALIQEDHIRSSLLQDSQSSRSAVTASAGITFLNIVNFKFEEDHTSQNAFTKSYLSNRTNSRVQSIGGLPFYPGITLQTWQQGITNHLVAMDRAGLPLYFFINPDRLPDLPGPLVKKLSKTVETAVRCYYTFNTYPGCTDINSPNFNFQANIDDGSCEGKMTNFSFGGVYQECTQSSGNEVVQLCRNLEQKNPLTGNVSCPSGYTPVQLLSQTHEEGYNHLECSRKCTLLIFCKTVCEDVFRVAKAEFRAFWCVASGQVPENSGLLFGGLFSDKSINPSTNAQSCPAGYFPLRLFENLKVCASQDYELGYRFSVPFGGFFSCAAGNPLVDAAMYKDLGAPSLKKCPGGFSQHLALISDGCQVSYCVKAGLFTGGSLPPVRLPPYTQPPLMSQAATNTVLVTNLETASSWIKDSQTHQWRLGEPLELRRAMKVIHGDGSGLSGGAAAGVTLGVTTILAAVIALAIYGTRKYNKRGYQAVQDERQSLVTGTAVNGDALDQEQAQSPA; encoded by the coding sequence ATGAACAGCTTCAGGGGTGCCATCCTTATCTGGGCAGTGGCAGCATGGGCTAAAATGAACAAACCTCTGGGAGACACAGATGAGGATGGATTTCAAAAATGCAAGAATGCCTTAAAACTACCTGTTCTGGCAGTCTTACCTGGAGGCGGCTGGGATAATCTGAGGAATGTGGACATGGGACGGGTGATGAACTTGACTTACACCTACTGCAGGACCACAGAGGATGGACAGTACATCGTCCCTGATGAGGTCTTTACCATTCCCCAGAAAGAGAGCAACCTGGAGATGAACTCAAAAATCCTGGAGTCCTGGGAGAATTACCAGAGTAGCACCTCCTACTCCATCAACATGGAGCTCTCCCTTTTTTCCAAAGTCAACGGCAAGTTGTCTCCTGAGTTCCAGAGGATGAAGACCCTTCAGGTGAAGGACCAAGCTGTAACTACCCAGGTTCAGGTAAGAAACCTGGTCTACACAGTCAAAATCAACCCAGATGCAGAGCTAAGCTGGGGGTTTAAGAAGGAGCTCTTGGACATCTCTGAGCGTCTGGAGAAAAACCAGACGCGGATGGCCACCTACTTGGCGGAACTGCTGGTCCTCAACTATGGTACCCATGTCATCACCAGTGTGGATGCAGGGGCTGCTCTCATTCAGGAGGACCACATCAGATCTTCCTTGCTCCAGGACAGCCAGAGCAGCCGCAGTGCAGTGACAGCGTCCGCTGGAATCACCTTCCTAAACATCGTGAACTTCAAATTTGAGGAGGACCACACCTCACAGAACGCCTTCACCAAGAGCTACCTCTCCAACCGAACCAACTCCAGGGTGCAGAGCATTGGAGGGCTTCCTTTTTACCCAGGCATCACCCTCCAGACCTGGCAGCAGGGCATCACCAACCACCTGGTGGCCATGGACCGAGCTGGCCTGCCTCTGTATTTCTTCATCAACCCTGACAGGCTGCCTGACTTGCCAGGACCCTTGGTGAAAAAGCTGTCTAAGACAGTGGAAACTGCTGTGAGATGCTATTACACGTTCAACACTTACCCCGGCTGCACAGATATCAACTCGCCCAACTTCAATTTCCAGGCCAACATTGATGATGGCTCTTGCGAGGGGAAGATGACCAATTTCTCCTTTGGCGGGGTTTACCAGGAATGCACCCAGTCCTCAGGGAATGAGGTTGTCCAGCTCTGCCGAAACTTGGAGCAGAAGAATCCACTCACTGGGAATGTCTCCTGCCCCTCGGGCTACACCCCAGTCCAGCTGCTCTCCCAGACCCACGAGGAGGGTTACAACCACCTGGAGTGTTCACGGAAGTGTACCCTCCTTATCTTCTGCAAGACGGTGTGTGAAGATGTCTTCCGGGTGGCCAAGGCAGAATTTAGGGCTTTTTGGTGCGTGGCTAGTGGCCAAGTACCTGAAAACTCAGGACTACTTTTTGGTGGCCTCTTCAGCGATAAGAGCATCAACCCTTCGACAAATGCACAGTCATGCCCAGCTGGCTACTTTCCACTGAGACTTTTTGAAAACCTCAAGGTATGTGCCTCTCAGGACTATGAGTTGGGATATAGGTTTTCCGTCCCATTTGGCGGGTTCTTTAGCTGTGCAGCCGGGAACCCCTTGGTGGATGCTGCCATGTACAAAGATTTAGGGGCACCTTCTCTAAAAAAGTGTCCAGGGGGTTTCAGCCAACACCTAGCCCTCATCAGTGATGGGTGCCAAGTGTCTTACTGCGTCAAAGCCGGGCTTTTTACAGGAGGGTCTCTGCCTCCCGTCAGGCTCCCACCTTACACCCAACCACCCCTCATGAGTCAGGCTGCCACCAACACTGTCCTAGTGACTAATCTTGAGACTGCAAGCTCCTGGATTAAAGATTCCCAGACCCACCAGTGGAGGCTTGGAGAGCCTCTCGAGCTTCGCCGGGCCATGAAGGTCATCCATGGGGACGGTAGTGGTCTCTCTGGAGGGGCAGCAGCCGGGGTCACACTGGGGGTCACCACCATCCTGGCAGCTGTCATTGCCCTGGCCATCTACGGCACCCGGAAGTACAACAAGAGGGGATACCAGGCGGTCCAAGACGAGAGGCAGAGTTTGGTTACAGGCACGGCTGTGAATGGAGACGCCCTCGACCAAGAACAGGCGCAGAGTCCAGCCTAG